A genomic window from Hypomesus transpacificus isolate Combined female chromosome 15, fHypTra1, whole genome shotgun sequence includes:
- the il10ra gene encoding interleukin-10 receptor subunit alpha translates to MDWRRWMLILGLLLIAANCISGQMLPKPANLSLVMWEEKVTVTWDPPREASPRTHYSVEMGIYGHNMTVVSGCQKTSQTSCDLTSLIKNYTKKYRVRVRLVTMAAQSSWAQKMFTPNNFLLPPTFSLLATSSSVMVKIHKKPIFKNMFKFGMTYTVYLQETGQEKVVVQSLTEGLDEEGEDAVLTFHNLHGRSYCVSATVESRTGPTISEASPQQCIQLPKNVRVWVYPTVLCVAVVLLALVLTLCWVLRRPEKMPAALTSIRTDWFPLSLARDSVEVVTNQGWFLSSPRPETTSWGGLGTPAPEEERTKEEKESRTSLDSGVSVKSHSGVSEGGRGGEENRREGEDSGCGSMGEVESITSSRSGTGEPPLQDLQLGSSGSLDGEDCGLLPRIMHLAGDGYRSQSPCSVDLQASKDSFKHIPFETQIDMAECITSYRPGNWQTKTVMADVMTGYKSGHVACVRSDTGNYRVQEEHQIAPPCFSTSQRQFLTCNTGKMLTGQQRNTPLPMETVANLEDSVLMPHAPQQSIHLGESFPLLTALSELPLLDGGLNCNADMTAFISLCNVELTSG, encoded by the exons ATGGATTGGAGACGGTGGATGTTAATTCTGGGTTTGCTGTTGATCGCAGCAAACTGCATATCAG GACAGATGCTGCCTAAACCAGCCAATCTGAGCCTGGTCATGTGGGAGGAGAAGGTGACGGTGACCTGGGACCCTCCTAGGGAGGCGTCTCCAAGGACTCACTACAGCGTGGAGATGGGAAT TTATGGCCATAACATGACAGTGGTGAGTGGCTGTCAGAAGACCTCCCAGACCTCCTGTGACCTGACAAGCCTCATCAAGAACTACACCAAGAAATACCGAGTCAGAGTTCGGCTGGTTACTATGGCTGCACAATCCAGCTGGGCTCAGAAGATGTTCACTCCCAACA aTTTTCTGCTGCCCCCCACCTTCTCGCTGCTGGCCACCTCCAGCTCTGTCATGGTGAAGATCCACAAGAAACCCATTTTCAAGAACATGTTCAAGTTTGGGATGACCTACACTGTGTAcctgcaggagacaggacaggagaag GTCGTGGTCCAGAGCTTGACCGAAGGactggatgaggagggggaggacgcgGTGCTGACATTCCACAACCTGCATGGGCGGAGCTACTGCGTCAGCGCCACGGTGGAGTCCAGAACGGGTCCCACCATTAGCGAGGCCTCGCCCCAACAGTGCATCCAGCTGCCCA AGAATGTCCGGGTCTGGGTCTATCCTACAGTCCTCTGTGTGGCTGTGGTCCTCTTAGCCCTGGTCCTCACCCTCTGTTGGGTCCTGAGGCGTCCAGAAAAAATGCCTGCAGCACTG ACGTCCATTAGGACTGACTGGTTCCCCCTGAGCCTGGCGAGGGATTCCGTGGAGGTGGTCACCAATCAGGGCTGGTTCCTCTCCAGCCCTCGACCGGAGACCACGagctggggggggctggggacccCTGccccggaggaggagagaacaaaggaggagaaggagagtagGACAAGTCTGGACAGCGGAGTCAGCGTGAAGTCCCACTCTggtgtgagtgagggagggaggggaggagaggaaaacaggagggagggagaggacagtggCTGTGGGAGcatgggggaggtggagagcatCACCAGCAGCAGGAGTGGGACAGGAGAGCCCCCCCTGCAAGACCTCCAGCTGGGTTCCTCTGGAAGTCTGGATGGGGAGGACTGTGGGCTGCTTCCTAGGATCATGCACCTTGCTGGGGATGGATACCGGAGCCAGAGCCCCTGCTCGGTGGACCTCCAGGCCAGCAAAGATAGCTTTAAGCACATCCCCTTTGAAACACAGATAGACATGGCTGAATGTATCACAAGCTATAGACCAGGAAACTGGCAGACAAAAACAGTCATGGCTGACGTCATGACTGGCTACAAGTCTGGACatgttgcgtgtgtgcgttcAGACACAGGAAACTACAGAGTGCAGGAGGAGCACCAGATCGCGCCTCCATGTTTCTCAACCTCCCAGAGACAGTTTCTAACCTGCAATACAGGCAAGATGTTAACTGGGCAACAGAGGAACACTCCCCTTCCCATGGAGACGGTGGCAAACTTGGAGGACTCTGTGCTGATGCCACATGCCCCCCAGCAGTCCATCCACCTGGGGGAGTCGTTCCCTCTCTTGACAGCTCTGTCAGAGCTCCCCCTTTTGGATGGAGGACTAAACTGCAACGCCGACATGACGGCATTCATCTCTCTGTGTAATGTTGAACTGACCTCAGGCTGA